A part of Desulfonispora thiosulfatigenes DSM 11270 genomic DNA contains:
- the rpsG gene encoding 30S ribosomal protein S7, with protein sequence MPRKGPVSKRNVLADPIYSSVKLTKLVNQVMYDGKRGIAEKAVYNAFDIISTKTGKDPLEVFEEAMKNIMPVLEVKARRVGGANYQVPIEVRPERRETLGIRWLVTYSRKRGEKTISEKIAGELMDAANSSGGAVKKREDTHKMAEANKAFAHYRW encoded by the coding sequence ATGCCTAGAAAAGGTCCGGTTTCCAAAAGAAACGTATTAGCAGATCCTATATATAGCAGTGTAAAGTTAACTAAATTAGTTAACCAAGTTATGTATGATGGCAAAAGAGGTATTGCTGAAAAAGCTGTATATAACGCTTTTGACATAATATCAACTAAAACTGGTAAAGATCCTCTAGAAGTATTTGAAGAAGCAATGAAAAATATAATGCCAGTATTAGAAGTAAAGGCTCGTCGTGTGGGTGGAGCTAACTATCAAGTTCCTATTGAAGTAAGACCAGAGCGTAGAGAAACTTTAGGTATCCGTTGGTTAGTAACTTATTCACGTAAAAGAGGCGAAAAAACAATATCTGAAAAAATAGCTGGTGAACTTATGGATGCGGCAAATAGTTCAGGTGGAGCAGTTAAAAAGAGAGAAGATACACATAAAATGGCTGAAGCCAATAAAGCTTTTGCTCATTATCGCTGGTAA
- the rpsL gene encoding 30S ribosomal protein S12, with protein MPTINQLIRKGRQSLAEKSNSPALKGSPQKRGVCTRVYTTTPKKPNSALRKVARVRLTNGIEVTSYIPGIGHNLQEHSVVLVRGGRIKDIPGVRYHLVRGALDAAGVQNRNQSRSKYGTKKVKAKK; from the coding sequence ATGCCTACAATTAATCAGTTAATTAGAAAAGGAAGACAAAGTCTTGCAGAAAAATCAAATTCTCCTGCATTAAAAGGAAGTCCACAAAAAAGAGGAGTTTGTACAAGAGTTTATACAACTACTCCAAAAAAACCTAACTCAGCATTACGTAAAGTTGCAAGGGTTAGATTAACTAATGGTATCGAGGTAACTTCATATATCCCTGGAATCGGACACAATTTACAAGAACACTCCGTTGTACTTGTAAGAGGTGGAAGAATTAAAGATATTCCTGGTGTACGTTATCACTTAGTTCGTGGAGCTTTAGACGCAGCAGGCGTTCAAAATCGTAATCAATCTCGTTCAAAATATGGAACTAAAAAAGTAAAAGCAAAAAAATAG
- a CDS encoding ribosomal L7Ae/L30e/S12e/Gadd45 family protein yields the protein MEDFTKLPRVMGIKQTTKALQKDQVKTLYIAIDAETKTLGLIEEKAKEKGIQIIEVPSMKELGKAFGIDVGSACAAILKDL from the coding sequence GTGGAAGACTTTACAAAATTACCGAGGGTAATGGGTATAAAACAAACTACTAAAGCCTTGCAAAAGGATCAAGTTAAAACACTATATATAGCTATAGACGCAGAAACAAAAACATTAGGGTTAATTGAAGAAAAAGCAAAAGAAAAAGGGATTCAAATAATTGAAGTTCCTTCAATGAAAGAGCTAGGGAAAGCCTTCGGAATAGATGTCGGTTCGGCATGTGCTGCTATTCTTAAGGACTTATAG